The Syngnathus typhle isolate RoL2023-S1 ecotype Sweden linkage group LG14, RoL_Styp_1.0, whole genome shotgun sequence genome segment ATCCGCTGGATGTCTTGGGAGAGCATCCTGCTGGTGAGGACAATTTCAAACTCCAACATCTTTAGAACAGACTAGAGCTTATTTTTGAGTTAAACTGAATTATTAACATCAAAAGAGCaatactgccacctagtggtgggTAGTAGTATTGTTTTTATTGGATAGATCATTTGAAGAAAACCATGTATTTCCTCACGCAGGGAAAGTTTACGACGGCGAGCGACGTGTGGGCCTTCGCGGTCACCCTGTGGGAGATCTTGAACTTCTGCAAGGAGCAGCCCTACTCGCAGCTGACAGACGAGCAAGTCATTGAAAACACGGGAGAGTTCTTCAGAGATCAGAAAAGACAAGTGAGCTcatattattttttcattttactttTGTAAACAGCGAATAAAGTTGAGTTAAATTAGACATTACCAAATCTGGTCACACTGCTTATCTATTACAAAtattgcagctctgcttaccatcAGGTTTTCACATGATCATGGTTCtgcttgaaaatgtcaaatgtctTCATTTATTTGACAGATCTACCTGCCACAGCCGGTGCTGTGCCCAGACTCGCTCTACAAGGTCATGCTGGGTTGCTGGAGGAGGAACACCAAGGAAAGACCGTCTTTCCAGGAAATACACAGAGCCCTCCTGGAAATACAATCATAGAGCCACCGCGACGTTTCACGCCGATGACCGTGTGTCCGACGTGATCCAGGCTTTTAAGCTACGTTTGGAGAACACTGTGCGGCGGACGTACGTGCTACGGACCGACCAGAGACACTCGTCCACAAATTCTTacaacaaaacacaacacaCTGCATGGTTGTGCTACTTCAGTTTAACTGTAGCAAGTGGCATTCTGCACTTTTCATGTTGTATGTTAAAATATGAAGTTGTAAtgtcacattatttttttttgtgttattgTTTGGAAGACTGCTTgaatgtaggggggggggggagtgcacCAGATTTCAAGTGTTTCATCTCAGTCTCCTCGTCGAATAAGAAGGAAATGTCACCTCTTTCTTTTTGTGCTGTGTAAAGACAACCAGTATTTTGTACTCATATTTATATACTGTGTGTAGATATTTGACTGTTTGTGTGATTGGTGTAATTGTGTATGAATATGCTccttttttccatattttttcttGGATTAGTGATTGAAACAAAAGTGGGTGGATGGATCGTGCAAGATGTGGAAAGTAGAGTTGTTGGATAGTGTACGCGTTGTCATGGAAACGGTGGCAAGGTGCGGTACGGGTGCCGAAAGGGGTCAGGGATGTATATGTTCAATAAGAGATCAAACGGGGTGAAGTGGAGACATATTTAGTGATTTTGTACAGTATTATAGTAAAAATTGTTTATGTACTGTACTTGTTAACGAACGTTGTACATtgattataaaataaaacagtgaATTCCATCCCGTGCGCTTTCGTGATCCTATTGGCTGCCATGCCTGCTGTATCCAATCACAGGACAGCGAGGGCGGGTCAAGTATGACTCCATGGTGAGTTCAAAAACGTAGTTTTCTTCACTGAGAGAAGTAGTCGTGCTAAATATGCTACTTGGCTTCGTTTAGtgaggtagagaaaagatgaataaGGTTGTTTTGGTGACGGGAGCCAACAGGTAAAAGCGCTTGTTTGCTGTGGAATGCCGTGAGTGGTCAGGCAGTTGTTATAATTCGTATTAAAGACATTATATGTAATGCACGATGCGATAAATACATCTTGTTTTACTTTGTTTATAACAATCCGGACTAGCATTGCAGTGTGCTAGAAAAACTACGGTGGCCAAAAAAGGTCAAACCGACGATACACGACTTTTTCCTCCCCTACGTAGGTATTTAGAGGAAAGACAATTACTTGGCTTATATATGTTTAAAATATACTGAATAATTTGGCAAAAGCAGACCCACAGTTTTATATTTAtgcttgtgcaaaaaaaatctactttAGTGCACTCACCAAATATTTGCACTTCATTACTTCCCACCACTGTTTGGTTTTCCCCACCGCAGTGGCATCGGCCTGGCTCTGTGTCAGCGTCTCCTCAGCTGCCAGGATGCAGAAGGACTCCACTTGTGTCTGGCCTGTCGGAACATGCGTCGGGCTGAAGCCGCCCGCTCTGCCCTGCTCGCTTCCCACTCTGCGGCCCAGGTGACGCTGCTGCAAATGGACACCAGCAGCATCAGCTCGGTTCTCACTGCTGCACGGGAGCTCCAACTCAggtggatggataaaaacaCTCAAGTGCAAAGTCAACATTCCTTATTTAACTATTTTATATGTGGCCAATCATCATAATATGACATTATATACACATTTCAGTGAACATAATGTATGGGACTGATATACAAACCACAGTAAACTTTGTCTCCTGCAGGTTTAACCGGCTGGATTATGTCTATCTAAATGCGGGCATCATGCCGAACCCACAGTTTGACCTCAAGGCTTTCTTCGAAGGCCTCTTTTCCAGGTACAACGCATTTTTAACACCCCTCTGCATATCCTAGCCTCTTTTGTAATATGAGGTTTAAATCCCagtactgtatttttatttttttgcagcaatGTCATCACCATGTTGACAACTGGCGAGGGCATCCTGACCCAGAAGGATGGCATCACTCCAGATGGCTTGCAGGAAGTATTCGCCGTCAACCTCTTTGGTCACTTCCTGCTTGTGAGTTTGTCCGTCCCTGTCAGGCTGGAGTAGAAAGACGTGTTGACATTGGTTTCTTTGCAGAGGGAGCAACTCTTGAGGTCACTTTAGCAGAATGCAGGCTACACTGGATATGTCGGTTACTTGAGCAACAATactcattaaaaatgaatagctTGATTGTCCCTGATGGAAGGTCACGGGCACCTTTATAGTCTGACAACAGCAGCCGAATAAATACTAGCCCACAACCGCTTTTGATTTTTGAAGCCTTGTGTTGtgatcatttaaaaatgtacGAAAGGAATCAAAAGTGAGGTGCGTTTCTTTTCAGATCAGGGAGCTGGAGCCGATTCTTTGCCAAGCAGGTCGGACCTCTCAGCTCATCTGGACGTCCTCCAGTAACGCTCGCCGCTCGGCTTTTAGCCTGGAAGACGTCCAGCACCGCAAAGGCCGCGAACCGTACAGCTCGTCCAAATATGCTTCGGACAGTCTCAGTCTGGCGATTAACACTCATTACAATAAACAGGTTAGTTGTaacaaaagacttttttttttttaggacattTAAGGTTGAGCTTTACCTTTACTTATTTGGGTTAGCTGACTTGTGCTCACCAGGGCTTATACTCATCTGTGATTTGTCCCGGTTTTGTGATGACCAACCTGACCTACGGcatcctgccttccttcccagCATTCCTCTGGACCCTATTTTTGCCTCTCCTATGGCTGGTGAGTGACGTAAAAACTCTACTGATGTCATTCACCCCAATACATTTTCTCTTTGTCATCAGATCAGAGTGTTTATCAATACGTTCACCCTGACACCTTACAATGGAGCTGAAGCTTTGGTAAGAAGAAGCACGTTGCAAAAAAAGATGCTGCGGGACGCTTATACATGTCCTTCTGCttttgtagatttggctttttAATCGAAAACCTGAAATGTTGGACCCACGGGCCAAATACCACAGTTTAACATCTGGCCTCGGTCATTGCTACACTCAACCACGGCAGGTATGCCTGATAAATGTTTCCATTTGGAATGAGCATCCTCTCTGGGATAGTTGAAACAATGTAGCACATTGGATCCTCTTTGCAGATGGATGTCGACTTGGACACGTCGGAGGAGCTCTATGACCAGCTGCTGCAGCTGGAACGGGAAGTGAGGAGGAAGCATATCACATCTTAACCACTGGCGTAATATGTTGTCAGTGAATTATTTTAGCATCTTCTGAGGCACGTAAAAATCATATTCATGTTTTAACATTGACAcacaagtgtaaaaagaagttaAGCACCGTTGATTGCACGAAACAATAAAACACCTAACCTGGAATCTGAATGGTTTTAGTCTTCTCACCTCCTTGTTGGACCTAAATGTCAAGAATCAAATGTTTCTCTTCCTTCCTTGAAGATGGCTGACATGTGAGGTTGTCAAATCCATAACGCTCGGGACAAAAGGCGTCAGATTCCAACAGCAGGCTCTCGGTGTCGTCCCCAAAGCGGACATAGGTGCTGCGAGTGTGCACGTCCGCAACATCAGGCAATGCCGGCTGCTGTGTCCCGGCGTTCTCGCTTTGACTCTCCTCCAGCCAGCTAAGTTTCGGGTTGGAAAAAGCCCACACCATTCCGCAGAAGTACAAGAAAAAAGTTCCCATGACTAAAATCATGAGCGC includes the following:
- the LOC133166955 gene encoding 3-keto-steroid reductase/17-beta-hydroxysteroid dehydrogenase 7-like isoform X2; its protein translation is MNKVVLVTGANSGIGLALCQRLLSCQDAEGLHLCLACRNMRRAEAARSALLASHSAAQVTLLQMDTSSISSVLTAARELQLRFNRLDYVYLNAGIMPNPQFDLKAFFEGLFSSNVITMLTTGEGILTQKDGITPDGLQEVFAVNLFGHFLLIRELEPILCQAGRTSQLIWTSSSNARRSAFSLEDVQHRKGREPYSSSKYASDSLSLAINTHYNKQGLYSSVICPGFVMTNLTYGILPSFPAFLWTLFLPLLWLIRVFINTFTLTPYNGAEALIWLFNRKPEMLDPRAKYHSLTSGLGHCYTQPRQMDVDLDTSEELYDQLLQLEREVRRKHITS
- the LOC133166955 gene encoding 3-keto-steroid reductase/17-beta-hydroxysteroid dehydrogenase 7-like isoform X1 is translated as MNKVVLVTGANSGIGLALCQRLLSCQDAEGLHLCLACRNMRRAEAARSALLASHSAAQVTLLQMDTSSISSVLTAARELQLRFNRLDYVYLNAGIMPNPQFDLKAFFEGLFSSNVITMLTTGEGILTQKDGITPDGLQEVFAVNLFGHFLLIRELEPILCQAGRTSQLIWTSSSNARRSAFSLEDVQHRKGREPYSSSKYASDSLSLAINTHYNKQLTCAHQGLYSSVICPGFVMTNLTYGILPSFPAFLWTLFLPLLWLIRVFINTFTLTPYNGAEALIWLFNRKPEMLDPRAKYHSLTSGLGHCYTQPRQMDVDLDTSEELYDQLLQLEREVRRKHITS